The following proteins are co-located in the Spea bombifrons isolate aSpeBom1 chromosome 3, aSpeBom1.2.pri, whole genome shotgun sequence genome:
- the TUBE1 gene encoding tubulin epsilon chain, translated as MTQSIVVQVGQCGNQIGCRFWDLALREHASVNKKGIYDDALCSFFRNVDTRAGSGGAEIQKGKICSLKARAVLIDMEEGVVKEMLQGPLRDLFDTKQFITDVSGSGNNWAVGNRLYGSLYREQIVENLRRTAEQCDCLQCFFVIHSMGGGTGSGLGTFVLNVLEEEFPEVYRFVTSVYPSAEDDVITSPYNSVLAMRELTEHADCVLPIENQSLVDIVNKIHQMAACGKLGSVKQNSLVTSSKGGLKENEKPFDAMNNIVANLLLNLTSSARFEGSLNMDLNEISMNLVPFPQLHYLTSSLTPLYTLADVNVPSRRLDQMFSDAFSKDHQLIHADPKHSLYLACALMVRGNVQISDLRRNIERLKPSLQFVSWNQEGWKTGLCSVPPVGHSHSLLALANNTCVKPTFIDLRDRFNKLYKKKAHLHHYLQVDGMEQGCFTEAISSLSSLIEEYSQLDATKGIQSPGPPRLNIAL; from the exons ATGACGCAGTCCATTGTAGTGCAAG TCGGTCAATGTGGCAACCAGATTGGCTGTAGGTTCTGGGATCTGGCCTTAAGAGAACATGCCTCtgtcaacaag AAAGGAATTTATGATGATGCGCTTTGCAGCTTCTTTAGAAATGTTGATACAAG AGCCGGATCTGGTGGAGCAGAGATTCAGAAAGGCAAAATTTGTTCCCTTAAAGCAAGA GCTGTTCTGATCGATATGGAAGAAGGAGTAGTAAAAGAGATGCTGCAGGGACCACTCCGAGATTTGTTTGATACTAAGCAATTTATCACGGATGTTTCAGGCTCAGGAAACAATTG GGCGGTAGGCAACAGACTTTATGGCAGTCTGTACCGTGAGCAGATAGTGGAAAATTTAAGAAGAACCGCAGAACAGTGTGATTGTCTTCAATGTTTCTTTGTTATCCATTCTATGGGAGGAG GGACTGGCTCTGGTTTAGGTACATTTGTACTGAATGTGCTTGAGGAAGAATTCCCTGAGGTTTACAGATTTGTAACTTCTGTATACCCATCCGCAGAGGATGACGTCATCACATCTCCGTACAACAGCGTTTTAGCCATGAGAGAACTCACTGAGCACGCAGACTGTGTACTGCCAATAGAGAATCAA TCACTAGTTGACATTGTGAACAAAATTCATCAAATGGCAGCCTGTGGAAAGCTTGGTAGTGTGAAACAAAACAGCCTTGTTACTTCCAGCAAAGGCGGTTTAAAAGAGAATGAGAAACCATTTGATGCCATGAACAACATCGTGGCTAACCTACTTCTGAATTTGACCAG TTCTGCCAGATTTGAGGGCTCGCTTAACATGGATTTAAATGAAATCAGCATGAATTTAGTCCCCTTTCCCCAACTCCATTACCTCACATCTAGTCTGACACCTCTCTATACACTGGCTGATGTGAATGTGCCCAGCAGAAG GTTGGATCAGATGTTCTCTGATGCATTTAGTAAAGACCACCAGCTCATACATGCAGACCCAAAACACAGTCTGTACCTTGCGTGTGCGTTGATGGTTCgaggaaatgtccaaatttcaGACCTTCGCAGGAACATTGAAAG GTTAAAACCTTCCCTGCAATTTGTTTCCTGGAACCAGGAGGGGTGGAAGACGGGTTTGTGCTCAGTGCCTCCTGTTGGCCATTCGCATTCATTACTGGCATTGGCAAATAACACCTGTGTGAAGCCTACGTTTATTGATCTCCGAGACAGGTTTAATAAGCTGTACAAGAAGAAG GCCCATCTTCATCATTACCTGCAAGTGGATGGAATGGAGCAAGGCTGTTTTACTGAAGCAATTTCTTCTTTGTCATCACTGATAGAGGAATATAGTCAGCTTGATGCCACTAAAGGAATCCAGTCACCAGGTCCTCCTAGACTGAATATAGCCCTGTAA